A single window of Ananas comosus cultivar F153 linkage group 17, ASM154086v1, whole genome shotgun sequence DNA harbors:
- the LOC109723089 gene encoding nuclear pore complex protein NUP54, with protein sequence MFGTPSSTPAFGTPSPAPAPAFGTPSSTPAFGAPSPAPAFGTPSSTPAFGAPSPAPAFGTPSSTAAFGAASPAPAFGTPTAPAFGASPSPFISQPQPLQPGLGFPQPSSPSPFAMAPITTQMAPVAPLPISLPDRDIQAIVDAYREDPANPKYSFRHLLFSVTEPSARVKPVGASDIMWAEAMGKLEGMQSSDRERLWPQLVQGFKDLSARLKLQDEVLVSDAERLSMTHANVKKLQRHFQAETLPWIQRLKQKEQVLQRRLLRIMRIVEALECKGFRVPLTKEEAELSEKLAAIARRLKGPGSELSKRLYNLLSASRVLANTGGSGGPIYLPGSAKIHEQSLADLQEVLQQQTEAIARLGNVLKRDARDMEIIMSESANVAEDGGRQILKP encoded by the exons ATGTTCGGAACCCCTTCTTCTACGCCCGCGTTCGGAACCccttcgccggcgccggcgccggcgttCGGAACCCCTTCTTCCACCCCCGCGTTCGGAGCCccttcgccggcgccggcgtTCGGAACCCCTTCTTCCACCCCCGCGTTCGGAGCCccttcgccggcgccggcgtTCGGAACCCCTTCTTCCACCGCCGCGTTCGGAGCCgcttcgccggcgccggcgtTCGGGACGCCGACGGCGCCGGCATTCggcgcctcgccttcgcccttcATCTCCCAGCCGCAGCCGCTGCAGCCAGGGCTTGGGTTTCCGCAGCCGTCGTCGCCTTCCCCCTTCGCCATGGCCCCGATCACCACCCAGATGGCCCCCGTCGCCCCTCTCCCCATCTCCCTCCCCGATCGCGACATCCAG GCGATTGTGGATGCTTACAGGGAGGATCCGGCGAACCCCAAGTACTCCTTTAGG CATTTGCTCTTCAGCGTTACCGAACCTTCAGCTCGGGTGAAGCCGGTCGGCGCGTCGGAT ATTATGTGGGCGGAGGCGATGGGAAAACTCGAGGGGATGCAGAGCTCGGATCGTGAACGGCTGTGGCCGCAGCTTGTTCAGGGCTTTAAAGATCTCTCCGCGCGTCTTAAG CTTCAAGATGAAGTCCTTGTTTCAGATGCTGAAAGACTGAGCATGACCCATGCAAATGTGAAAAAG CTGCAAAGGCATTTCCAAGCAGAAACACTTCCATGGATTCAAAGGTTGAAACAGAAAGAACAAGTCCTTCAGAGGCGCCTTTTGAGG aTCATGAGAATTGTGGAGGCCTTGGAATGCAAAGGTTTCAGGGTGCCATTAACGAAGGAAGAAGCCGAATTGTCTGAGAAGTTGGCGGCGATAGCAAGACGG CTAAAAGGGCCTGGCTCCGAATTGTCAAAGAGACTATACAATCTTCTGTCAGCATCTCGAGTACTTGCTAACACTGGTGGCTCCGGCGGTCCAATCTATCTTCCTGGTTCAGCTAAGATTCATGAGCAGAGCCTTGCAGATCTCCAGGAG GTTCTACAGCAACAGACCGAGGCAATTGCTAGGTTGGGCAATGTATTGAAGAGGGACGCCCGCGACATGGAGATCATCATGTCCGAGAGCGCCAACGTGGCGGAAGATGGAGGCAGGCAGATTTTGAAGCCCTAA
- the LOC109723090 gene encoding probable mediator of RNA polymerase II transcription subunit 26b isoform X2, whose amino-acid sequence MAAAAAVPAPVLPADSLDYWRKFFSSAANADIFRVIEKAIAVAAADSPDELRARRARIAEALYVCLACTCSTHRLHNHHHNQEEADQKEEEEDRRVGSNLSYNEAETLTEKIKEESHTLREVLRIKGVLSAGREQSYGVLFESLRRLQLIELSVQTLQFAVVPNSY is encoded by the exons atggcggcggcggcagcagtgCCGGCGCCAGTGTTGCCCGCGGATTCGTTGGATTACTGGCGGAAGTTCTTCAGCAGCGCGGCGAACGCCGACATCTTCCGGGTGATCGAGAAAGCAATCGCGGTCGCCGCTGCAGACTCTCCCGACGAGCTCCGTGCCCGGCGCGCTCGGATCGCCGAGGCACTCTATGTCTGCCTCGCGTGCACGTGTTCTACTCACCGCCTACATAATCATCATCATAATCAAGAAGAAGCCGAtcaaaaggaggaggaggaggatcgcCGTGTGGGGAGCAATTTGAGCTACAACGAGGCGGAGACGCTCacggagaagatcaaggaggagaGTCACACGCTCAGAGAGGTTTTGAGAATCAAAGGCGTTCTCAGCGCTGGCCGGGAGCAG TCGTACGGGGTGCTGTTCGAGTCGCTGAGAAGGCTGCAGCTGATAGAGCTTTCGGTGCAGACGCTGCAG TTTGCGGTGGTGCCCAACTCCTACTAG
- the LOC109723090 gene encoding probable mediator of RNA polymerase II transcription subunit 26b isoform X1 has protein sequence MAAAAAVPAPVLPADSLDYWRKFFSSAANADIFRVIEKAIAVAAADSPDELRARRARIAEALYVCLACTCSTHRLHNHHHNQEEADQKEEEEDRRVGSNLSYNEAETLTEKIKEESHTLREVLRIKGVLSAGREQSYGVLFESLRRLQLIELSVQTLQEVRLERWEGIGDSTSCSRGIGMSTIARTTRCAAMRRGGMEGIAQATLSSALRDSAKP, from the exons atggcggcggcggcagcagtgCCGGCGCCAGTGTTGCCCGCGGATTCGTTGGATTACTGGCGGAAGTTCTTCAGCAGCGCGGCGAACGCCGACATCTTCCGGGTGATCGAGAAAGCAATCGCGGTCGCCGCTGCAGACTCTCCCGACGAGCTCCGTGCCCGGCGCGCTCGGATCGCCGAGGCACTCTATGTCTGCCTCGCGTGCACGTGTTCTACTCACCGCCTACATAATCATCATCATAATCAAGAAGAAGCCGAtcaaaaggaggaggaggaggatcgcCGTGTGGGGAGCAATTTGAGCTACAACGAGGCGGAGACGCTCacggagaagatcaaggaggagaGTCACACGCTCAGAGAGGTTTTGAGAATCAAAGGCGTTCTCAGCGCTGGCCGGGAGCAG TCGTACGGGGTGCTGTTCGAGTCGCTGAGAAGGCTGCAGCTGATAGAGCTTTCGGTGCAGACGCTGCAG GAGGTGAGATTGGAAAGATGGGAGGGCATAGGGGACTCAACATCTTGCTCTAGAGGCATCGGAATGTCTACAATTGCAAGAACCACGAGGTGTGCTGCGATGAGGAGGGGCGGCATGGAAGGAATAGCTCAAGCGACACTGAGTTCCGCTTTGAGAGACTCCGCCAAGCCTTAG